In one window of bacterium DNA:
- a CDS encoding UPF0758 domain-containing protein, which translates to MNNESKRPREKLLEIKNPAQITTEDLIAIILGHGSKEKNVFDLSKELVEYIRTNLNNSISIEQLSEFPGIGTTKALQIISALELGKRFKWTQEKIRVHKI; encoded by the coding sequence ATGAATAATGAATCTAAAAGACCAAGGGAAAAATTGCTTGAGATTAAAAATCCTGCTCAAATAACTACTGAAGATTTGATTGCTATTATTTTGGGGCATGGTTCCAAGGAAAAAAATGTCTTTGATTTAAGCAAAGAACTAGTTGAATATATTCGCACAAATCTAAATAATTCAATTTCTATAGAACAATTAAGCGAATTCCCTGGAATTGGAACCACGAAAGCGTTACAAATTATTTCAGCATTAGAATTAGGAAAACGATTCAAATGGACACAAGAAAAGATTAGAGTCCATAAAATATGA